From the genome of Colletotrichum destructivum chromosome 10, complete sequence, one region includes:
- a CDS encoding Putative protein kinase yields the protein MSGTVTDPDSAGIGEQSTDTTTPPSTPPHHSLETEPISESPGQRRLFSPQTWPKDYRTTTLFETRQQVIEEPDETLVTQLARRTNPIIHPGIPVVGIRDASEANDFTPQDTIRYLSLRPTTTIISDGGNQQYQETKPPRPTRQDEPGNTGSTLESPTPNLNAQDSESRRRSSIDTRYKLQIQLRVACQQVENPMERGNPKTFLPKVDLERIINPESVVQELAERRQCSLDDVQLCQQAEAVCNEQHVDLGGGKHRTRSFRSVFAILVLIGKSNSIGMFMKENVSDLDLPLKTRDDPSRPECYDLYRKNSEGNPHVMPLDCSNDWSPGEREQFYQQQWKMLAPFFFLSAYNHVNHYPLTEEHLPFIKCQNDYLGYVHRSTDDGQSQDGEIRGGTSQVYMVWIHPDHHNFHQNNRHMLDPGRGFAIKKLEDENRVKFDREIEMLKKFTGRGFHPHVVSILATYSRFGKYHLIFNRADGDLFDYWKAVYKVPEFDYDTVLWVSKQLAGLASGLLRFHRHHTNSKKASKEPARAENNGNGGGVCYQDQGLSEMQKSRLPSKPPQPLQAHDAEIRDSQWHTQFGRHGDLKPENILWFPDVKDKRGILKITDFGQAELHSKTSKTYRRSKGFDTLTYRSPECDTPPQLIRQSSDIWSLGCILLEFMTWMLGGAEYLDDFKRSRLLLDLHVNPIKTDIFWERVPLGTLDHVGTRLKPAVSKHIEELRSHQNCSPYVQDVLDLVVDMLVIEPSHSYDNQARRKTCAEVMVCLKKLFEKCQKPDTGVSYAIGVPKG from the exons ATGTCTGGTACGGTGACCGATCCCGACTCAGCGGGTATTGGGGAGCAGTCGACAGACAccacaacgccgccatccacgCCGCCGCACCATTCTCTCGAGACTGAGCCAATCTCTGAATCGCCTGGGCAACGTCGCCTGTTTTCGCCACAGACATGGCCCAAAGACTATCGAACGACGACGTTGTTTGAGACGCGGCAACAAGTCATTGAAGAACCAGACGAGACCCTAGTCACG CAGTTAGCTCGACGAACCAATCCAATCATCCACCCGGGCATCCCTGTGGTCGGCATCAGAGACGCAAGTGAGGCCAACGACTTTACGCCGCAAGACACGATTCGATATCTGTCTCTCAGgccaaccaccaccatcatctccGATGGAGGAAACCAACAATATCAAGAAACAAAACCCCCGAGACCTACAAGACAAGATGAGCCCGGAAACACCGGATCGACACTCGAATCACCCACTCCGAATCTCAACGCTCAAGACTCCGAATCTCGACGACGCTCTTCTATTGACACCAGATACAAGCTTCAAATACAACTGCGGGTTGCATGTCAGCAGGTCGAGAACCCAATGGAAAGAGGCAACCCAAAAACGTTTCTTCCCAAAGTGGATCTGGAACGTATCATCAATCCAGAATCCGTCGTCCAAGAGCTGGCAGAGCGGCGGCAGTGTAGCCTCGACGATGTCCAACTGTGTCAGCAAGCCGAAGCTGTATGCAATGAACAACACGTTGACCTTGGCGGAGGGAAGCATCGTACTCGTTCGTTCCGGTCAGTGTTCGCCATCTTGGTCCTCATTGGGAAGTCAAACAGCATCGGTATGTTCATGAAGGAGAACGTCAGTGACCTCGATCTGCCTCTGAAGACTCGGGATGACCCGAGTAGACCCGAGTGTTATGATTTGTATCGAAAGAACTCCGAAGGAAACCCCCATGTCATGCCGTTGGACTGCTCGAATGATTGGAGCCCAGGAGAAAGAGAACAATTCTATCAGCAGCAGTGGAAAATGCTGGCGCcattcttctttctctcggCCTACAACCACGTCAATCACTATCCGTTGACAGAGGAACATCTACCTTTCATCAAATGCCAGAATGACTATCTAGGTTATGTCCATCGGAGCACCGACGACGGACAATCACAGGATGGAGAGATTCGAGGAGGTACCTCGCAAGTCTACATGGTCTGGATACACCCTGATCATCACAATTTCCATCAAAACAACCGCCACATGCTAGATCCGGGCCGCGGGTTTGCAATCAAAAAGCTGGAAGACGAAAACCGCGTTAAGTTTGACCGAGAAATCGAGATGTTGAAGAAGTTTACGGGACGCGGCTTCCACCCTCATGTCGTCTCCATCCTGGCAACATATTCGCGATTTGGGAAATACCATCTCATCTTCAATCGAGCGGATGGGGATCTCTTCGACTATTGGAAAGCCGTGTATAAAGTTCCAGAGTTTGACTACGATACCGTTCTCTGGGTGTCAAAGCAATTGGCGGGACTGGCAAGTGGATTGCTCCGCTTCCACAGGCATCACACGAATTCAAAGAAGGCTTCAAAAGAGCCTGCACGAGCTGAAAACAATGGCAACGGGGGAGGGGTATGTTACCAGGACCAGGGGCTATCAGAGATGCAGAAAAGCCGCCTTCCTAGCAAGCCGCCTCAACCTCTTCAGGCCCATGATGCGGAGATCCGCGATTCTCAGTGGCATACGCAATTCGGCCGTCATGGGGACCTCAAGCCCGAGAACATACTCTGGTTCCCAGACGTGAAAGACAAGAGAGGGATTCTCAAGATCACAGACTTTGGGCAGGCTGAACTTCACTCGAAGACAAGCAAAACGTACAGACGCAGCAAGGGATTCGACACTTTGACGTACCGGTCCCCGGAGTGCGACACACCGCCCCAGCTCATCCGGCAGTCCAGCGATATATGGTCCCTGGGATGCATATTGCTCGAGTTCATGACCTGGATGCTTGGGGGCGCAGAGTACCTGGACGACTTCAAGAGGAGCCGGTTGCTTCTTGACCTTCACGTCAATCCTATCAAAACCGACATTTTCTGGGAACGTGTGCCGCTCGGAACGCTCGACCATGTGGGCACTCGGTTGAAACCGGCCGTCTCAAAG CATATTGAGGAACTGCGTTCCCACCAAAATTGCTCGCCGTATGTTCAAGATGTTCTCGATCTCGTCGTGGACATGCTTGTGATTGAACCAAGCCATAGTTATGACAACCAGGCCCGGCGCAAGACCTGTGCAGAAGTTATGGTTTGCTTGAAGAAACTCTTCGAGAAGTGCCAAAAGCCTGATACTGGTGTTTCATACGCTATTGGTGTCCCAAAGGGATAA
- a CDS encoding Putative E3 ubiquitin-protein ligase Zswim2, with product MGGSYPAAEATRPEPRGHKKDVQSSTTTASQTTPIVPPSRKRKAISFDDKQQSESPEKPKKLKTATGATTDEKRLRRFRPKPPQSFHDVYHRATTQRFYVLERRRCGTDDAPEEEVELTGSTGNVYTVHIGQVPSCSCPHSLKGNQCKHWLYVMSRVLRAKYEHTYQLALVPSELREIFADAPPIDAPADGSQDKNRKPIDGDCPICFCEFEAESKETIVWCRAACGQNIHKDCFETWAATKRRGGSGSDVTCPFCRSVWQGDEKMVKDIKKGGKVTREGYVNVADQLGISTQQDYSTYSRWWTRGPGYY from the exons ATGGGGGGTTCTTATCCTGCCGCCGAGGCGACCCGCCCTGAACCAAGAGGTCACAAGAAAGACGTCCAGAGCTCAACGACCACAGCATCCCAGACAACGCCGATAGTACCACCGAGTAGAAAGAGAAAGGCCATTTCTTTCGATGATAAACAGCAGTCAGAAAGCCCTGAAAAACCGAAGAAGCTAAAGACCGCAACCGGTGCCACCACCGACGAGAAGCGTCTGCGTCGATTTCGTCCGAAACCTCCCCAGAGCTTTCACGATGTCTACCACCGAGCCACGACCCAGAGGTTTTACGTCCTCGAGCGGCGTCGGTGCGGCACCGACGATGCCccagaggaggaggtcgagctAACCGGCTCTACCGGCAACGTCTACACCGTCCACATCGGCCAGGTCCCATCTTGTAGCTGCCCGCATTCGTTAAAGGGCAACCAGTGCAAGCATTGGCTCTAT GTCATGTCGCGAGTCCTCCGCGCCAAGTATGAACACACGTATCAACTAGCTCTCGTTCCCAGTGAGCTCAGAGAGATCTTTGCAGACGCCCCTCCCATTGATGCTCCGGCCGACGGGTCCCAGGACAAGAACCGTAAGCCTATCGATGGCGACTGCCCCATTTGCTTCTGCGAGTTTGAGGCCGAGAGCAAGGAAACCATTGTGTGGTGCCGCGCGGCCTGCGGCCAGAACATCCACAAGGATTGTTTTGAAACATGGGCTGCCACAAAGCGCCGCGGTGGGAGCGGCAGCGATGTGACTTGTCCGTTCTGTCGTAGTGTCTGGCAAGGCGACGAGAAAATGGTCAAGGACATTaagaagggcggcaaggtcaCCCGCGAGGGCTATGTCAACGTCGCTGACCAGCTCGGCATCAGCACTCAACAGG ACTATAGTACCTACTCCAGATGGTGGACGCGAGGACCAGGCTACTATTGA
- a CDS encoding Putative peptidase S8/S53 domain, peptidase S8, subtilisin, His-active produces the protein MLSGNLFWCLALFFLSNGVFTLTQRDGSQDLIQQFVRQPLPEIEGPASTTSSTSTAKLIPYVIVVEQSATREQIRDLNNKLSTEAAPGSLEAKTSKRTGLVVFFKADISSAQADAIEKLPGVGAITPDSSPDEEQPPTPSAPQSSARPSLTPRQLFGKGRSKSPLTDVRNPADVRLQMPAAIELNVISQPPGSVRAENLPGFAYAAEAGKGVTIYVIDTGANIESPEWKNMKGSKSFIYTPGVEESETDPEGHGSCIASKVTGRLFGTAKDANIVMVKIHHKEKGLASTFSALVEISNDVYEKGIQGKAVVNLSLGKYLTKKQKSSVTAYRLLLATVMNEDIVIVTASGNARRDGFNKLSDYPALFSRTTNIIVVGAVEEDGSRSPYSQGTAKELTTSAPGEVTCASAKSSTTWARKVGTSFAVPAVVGVIAVWLSQDEHAARLQIPGKVAANVKAMVKEFSYPRIKRGPPVIWNGIDPRGLACESPRRPGDAGSGCRVTVDPPASARPPRPPKPQWSDNPQGFQRVFEEDGVIGHSYVDSWDSSEFDVKGSIEQWCLDRCTGKCASVFIYRILQFKNGKYNEDYFCSTYVNRYTMLERDIERGTERH, from the exons ATGCTCTCCGGCAACCTCTTCTGGTGTCTcgccttgttcttcttgagcAACGGAGTCTTTACTCTTACCCAGCGGGATGGATCGCAGGATCTCATACAGCAATTCGTTAGACAACCGCTCCCCGAAATCGAAGGACCGGCGAGCactacgtcgtctacgtcCACCGCAAAGCTAATCCCGTACGTTATTGTTGTGGAACAGAGCGCCACCAGGGAACAGATCCGGGACCTCAACAACAAACTCTCAACAGAAGCCGCCCCGGGGTCTCTGGAGGCAAAAACCAGCAAACGCACCGGCCtggtcgtcttcttcaaggcAGACATCAGCTCCGCCCAGGCCGACGCGATCGAGAAGCTTCCCGGT GTTGGTGCTATAACCCCTGATTCGAGTCCCGATGAAGAACAACCGCCTACCCCGTCGGCGCCCCAATCATCGGCGCGGCCGTCGTTGACGCCTCGTCAATTATTTGGCAAGGGTCGGTCCAAGTCGCCGCTGACGGACGTCCGAAACCCGGCCGACGTCCGCCTCCAGATGCCGGCCGCCATAGAACTCAACGTCATCTCCCAGCCCCCCGGCTCGGTGCGCGCCGAGAACCTCCCCGGGTTCGCATACGCCGCCGAAGCTGGTAAAGGGGTGACGATCTACGTGATCGACACCGGCGCCAACATTGAGAGTCCG GAATGGAAAAACATGAAGGGGAGCAAGAGCTTTATATACACGCCTGGCGTTGAGGAGTCGGAGACGGACCCGGAAGGCCACGGCTCCTGTATAGCGTCCAAGGTGACAGGCCGACTATTCGGTACCGCCAAGGACGCCAACATTGTCATGGTCAAGATTCACCACAAGGAAAAAGGATTGGCTTCGACTTTCTCGGCACTCGTGGAGATCAGTAACGACGTCTACGAGAAGGGCATCCAGGGCAAGGCTGTAGTCAACCTATCATTAGGGAAAT ACTTAACCAAGAAACAGAAGTCCTCTGTGACAGCGTACaggctcctcctcgccactGTTATGAATGAAGACATCGTTATCGTCACAGCGTCAGGCAACGCAAGA AGAGATGGCTTTAATAAGCTGTCAGACTACCCAGCACTTTTTAGTCGGACCACAAACATTATTGTTGTTGGCGCCGTTGAGGAAGACGGCTCCCGCAGCCCATACTCCCAGGGCACCGCTAAAGAGCTGACTACGTCAGCCCCAGGCGAAGTTACGTGCGCCTCAGCTAAATCTTCGACGACCTGGGCCAGGAAAGTTGGCACTTCTTTTG ccgtccccgccgtcgTAGGAGTTATCGCCGTCTGGCTCTCCCAAGACGAACATGCCGCCCGGCTTCAGATCCCTGGCAAGGTCGCAGCAAACGTGAAGGCCATGGTGAAAGAGTTCTCGTACCCGCGCATCAAACGCGGGCCGCCTGTGATTTGGAATGGCATTGACCCACGGGGACTCGCTTGCGAgtcgccaagaaggccgggCGACGCCGGGTCGGGCTGCCGGGTGACCGTAGACCCCCCTGCCTCGGCGCGGCCCCCGCGGCCCCCTAAGCCCCAGTGGAGCGATAACCCGCAGGGCTTTCAGCGCGTCTTCGAAGAGGACGGCGTCATAGGCCACAGCTACGTCGATAGCTGGGACAGCTCGGAATTTGACGTCAAGGGCAGTATCGAGCAGTGGTGCCTGGATAGATGTACAG GCAAGTGCGCCTCTGTCTTTATCTACCGGATACTGCAGTTCAAAAACGGGAAATACAACGAGGATTATTTCTGCAGCACGTACGTTAACAGATATACCATGCTTGAACGAGATatagagagagggacagaGAGGCACTGA